One part of the Sphingobacterium sp. LZ7M1 genome encodes these proteins:
- a CDS encoding OstA-like protein yields the protein MRYLLVLLISVICLSAYAQDEFTPVNAGADNAPMRLVSSSSSRFINQKILRSYNAVYEHKGSTLAADSGDLYKDDIGNEFFEAHGNIVITQPSGTVIQGTHLHYDASSQHAVLTKNVKMVDDQSTLTTNYLTYNLRSQQGTYTGGGRIVGQGDTITSQRAYYFENTKDAYFNNKVVVRNESTIIYTDSMQYNTMYRDAFFFGPTTINGRKGEKLYTEKGTYNTAFGVAKFNKNNLYTEGSRFLKGDSLFYDRDKGIGEAFRNVLFVDTLDKFYASGEYGKYLESDQSILMTDKPLIKYVVRTDSTDNSQDSVQVDTVNRENLSRRELRRLEKAEEKEREKIEEAEKEKQEELKNAAIKPVETDSIAPPPVRQTSKIDTAYMTADTLFSKVIFVRDYKPLDLKLDRDGGQLEDTTEVDYGDIDQVDLFETGDSTEVGNVGTKELTKVGPVKKEPADNKQGAKKPANKPAAKPKPVDAATIQATSKADSVLRRNAVMPTGQEQDSLMRKALQSAQTADTLLKDSTEIYADTARTRIVKAYYNVRVFKSDLQAVADSVYYGMVDSMFRFMGSPMIWSEGSQINADTIYMQIKNNKMDNALLKDNAFMVNAVLDTLKFNQLKGRKITAFFANNNIDRLFVDGNAENLVFTTNDKTNTITEMFHDRSSRIKVKMEGKKVIDYVSIRKVDQKVYPFRLVTQEIEVLPGFQWKPEDRPKSVEDMLNRKRTKAAPVTDQKGSPGENGNPNGDTVSEPDVKADGNTVTPKSSSEKKPLAPTQDSKPTLTPQSKPTTPADSTLKLKPDSTLKVQPESVIKVKQDSTIKK from the coding sequence GTGAGATACCTATTAGTACTATTAATAAGCGTGATATGCCTGTCTGCCTATGCACAGGACGAGTTTACACCCGTGAATGCTGGCGCGGACAATGCTCCTATGCGCTTGGTATCTTCATCCAGCAGTAGATTTATCAATCAGAAAATATTAAGGAGTTACAACGCTGTCTATGAGCATAAAGGATCAACCTTAGCAGCGGACAGTGGTGACCTTTATAAAGATGATATTGGCAATGAGTTCTTTGAGGCCCATGGTAATATCGTCATTACCCAGCCTTCGGGTACTGTAATCCAAGGTACACATCTTCATTACGATGCATCTTCACAACATGCCGTGCTGACCAAAAACGTGAAAATGGTTGATGACCAGAGTACACTGACCACCAACTACCTGACTTACAACCTAAGAAGCCAGCAAGGAACATATACCGGTGGCGGTAGGATTGTTGGGCAAGGAGACACCATCACTTCCCAAAGGGCTTACTACTTTGAAAATACCAAGGATGCCTATTTCAACAACAAAGTCGTTGTGAGAAATGAAAGCACCATTATCTATACGGACTCCATGCAGTATAATACCATGTACAGAGATGCTTTTTTCTTTGGCCCAACGACCATCAATGGTAGAAAAGGCGAAAAACTTTACACAGAAAAAGGAACCTACAATACGGCTTTTGGAGTTGCAAAATTCAACAAGAACAATCTTTATACGGAAGGTAGCCGGTTCTTAAAAGGCGACAGTTTGTTTTACGATAGAGACAAAGGTATTGGTGAAGCTTTTCGAAATGTATTGTTTGTAGATACCTTAGATAAGTTCTATGCCAGCGGGGAATACGGAAAATACCTAGAGAGCGACCAATCTATCCTGATGACCGATAAGCCATTGATCAAATACGTGGTCAGGACAGACTCTACGGATAATTCCCAAGACTCTGTACAGGTGGATACTGTGAACCGGGAAAACCTTTCCAGAAGAGAATTAAGAAGACTTGAAAAGGCAGAAGAGAAGGAACGCGAGAAAATAGAAGAAGCAGAGAAGGAAAAACAAGAGGAATTAAAAAACGCGGCAATAAAACCGGTGGAAACCGATAGTATAGCCCCTCCTCCAGTCCGACAGACAAGTAAAATTGATACAGCTTATATGACCGCGGACACCTTATTTTCTAAAGTCATATTTGTCAGGGATTATAAACCCCTGGACCTTAAGCTAGATAGGGATGGTGGCCAACTGGAAGATACTACGGAAGTGGATTATGGCGACATCGATCAGGTTGATCTATTTGAAACCGGTGATTCTACCGAAGTTGGCAATGTGGGAACGAAGGAATTGACGAAAGTTGGCCCTGTTAAAAAAGAGCCTGCGGACAATAAACAGGGAGCAAAGAAACCTGCCAATAAACCTGCAGCAAAACCAAAGCCTGTGGATGCCGCAACCATCCAAGCCACTAGCAAGGCCGATAGCGTATTGCGTAGAAATGCCGTCATGCCAACGGGACAAGAACAAGATAGCCTGATGCGGAAAGCTCTGCAGTCCGCCCAAACTGCTGATACATTATTGAAGGACTCGACCGAAATCTACGCCGATACGGCAAGAACCAGAATTGTGAAGGCCTATTATAATGTGCGGGTATTCAAATCTGACTTACAAGCTGTAGCAGACTCTGTTTATTATGGTATGGTAGACTCCATGTTCCGATTTATGGGCTCCCCGATGATCTGGTCAGAGGGATCACAGATCAATGCTGACACCATCTATATGCAGATCAAGAATAATAAAATGGACAATGCCCTATTAAAGGACAATGCATTTATGGTGAATGCGGTGTTGGATACTTTGAAATTCAACCAGCTTAAGGGAAGGAAAATCACGGCCTTCTTTGCCAATAATAATATTGATCGTCTTTTTGTTGACGGAAATGCGGAAAACTTGGTCTTTACCACCAATGACAAAACTAATACGATTACAGAGATGTTCCATGACCGAAGTAGCCGTATTAAGGTCAAGATGGAGGGCAAGAAAGTAATTGACTATGTATCTATCCGTAAAGTAGACCAAAAAGTCTATCCATTTAGGTTAGTCACCCAAGAAATAGAGGTATTACCAGGATTCCAATGGAAGCCGGAGGATCGACCGAAATCTGTAGAAGATATGTTGAACCGCAAGAGGACCAAAGCAGCCCCTGTAACCGATCAAAAAGGAAGTCCTGGAGAGAATGGCAACCCTAATGGGGATACTGTATCTGAGCCCGATGTAAAGGCCGATGGAAATACTGTAACTCCAAAATCGAGTTCAGAAAAGAAACCTTTGGCTCCTACTCAGGACTCAAAACCAACGCTGACGCCTCAAAGCAAACCGACTACTCCAGCGGATAGTACCTTAAAACTGAAGCCTGATAGCACCTTGAAAGTTCAACCAGAATCGGTAATTAAAGTAAAGCAAGACAGTACAATCAAAAAATAA
- the tilS gene encoding tRNA lysidine(34) synthetase TilS, with product MSVSERLKQFIIEKELLDRNDKILLAVSGGKDSMLMARLFHDLKMNCIIAHCNFQLRGEESDKDEALVVDYAKELGYPVFVKKFDTEDYATQHKVSIQMAARELRYQWFEELLIEETCQKIAIAQHANDHLETMLFNLTRSTGIQGLLGIQAKRGLIIRPILFLSANEVALEVQNLQVPYRDDQSNFSTKYARNKIRLEIIPKFKEIQPDFEAILEQNIKHFEESQHFIQNQVNVIRKLIFRNEGNQIKIRLEALQVHASDPFLIFELFKPYNFQRNVTDDLITVLDRGMGQIFESSSHELLLDRDELILREKVIDSPVAITIENLHAKVNYNHKGFFIVESQGMEIERDENQVQVDADLIKFPLVLRPWQIGDTFKPLGMEGSKKLSDYFIQKKLNRFQKEGVPILVNADGQLIWIVGMRLDNRFKVTENTKKVLTLVYK from the coding sequence ATGTCAGTTTCAGAAAGATTAAAACAGTTTATCATCGAAAAGGAACTCCTTGACAGGAATGATAAGATTCTCTTGGCCGTCAGTGGCGGAAAGGATTCCATGTTGATGGCTAGGTTGTTTCATGATTTAAAGATGAACTGCATAATAGCCCATTGTAATTTTCAATTGCGCGGAGAGGAATCTGACAAGGATGAGGCATTAGTCGTAGATTATGCAAAAGAATTAGGATATCCAGTATTTGTAAAGAAATTTGATACGGAAGATTACGCCACTCAACATAAAGTCTCAATTCAAATGGCTGCTCGTGAACTCCGATATCAATGGTTTGAGGAATTGCTAATCGAAGAAACTTGTCAAAAGATTGCCATTGCTCAGCATGCCAATGACCATCTGGAAACCATGTTGTTTAATTTAACACGATCAACCGGAATCCAAGGACTTCTAGGTATTCAAGCTAAGCGAGGGCTTATTATTCGCCCTATCCTTTTTCTATCGGCCAATGAAGTCGCTCTTGAAGTCCAAAACTTACAAGTTCCCTATAGAGATGACCAGTCCAATTTCTCAACCAAATATGCGAGGAACAAAATAAGGTTGGAGATCATTCCTAAGTTTAAGGAGATCCAACCAGACTTTGAAGCTATCCTAGAACAGAACATCAAACATTTTGAGGAAAGCCAACACTTTATCCAGAATCAGGTGAATGTTATCCGGAAGCTTATTTTCCGAAATGAAGGAAATCAAATAAAGATCCGACTTGAGGCCCTGCAAGTCCATGCAAGCGACCCCTTTCTCATCTTTGAACTATTCAAGCCTTATAATTTCCAGAGAAATGTAACTGATGATCTCATCACAGTCCTTGATAGGGGAATGGGACAGATATTTGAATCCTCTAGTCATGAACTTCTATTGGATCGAGATGAGTTAATCCTTAGGGAAAAGGTCATTGACAGTCCAGTAGCTATAACCATTGAAAACCTTCATGCGAAGGTGAATTATAACCACAAGGGCTTTTTCATTGTCGAATCGCAAGGAATGGAAATTGAGCGAGATGAAAACCAAGTCCAAGTCGATGCGGATTTGATCAAGTTTCCATTGGTATTAAGGCCTTGGCAAATAGGAGATACCTTTAAACCCTTGGGGATGGAAGGTTCAAAAAAGCTAAGTGATTATTTCATCCAGAAAAAGCTGAACCGCTTTCAAAAGGAGGGAGTCCCAATTTTGGTCAATGCCGATGGGCAATTGATTTGGATAGTGGGTATGCGCTTAGATAATCGCTTTAAAGTGACAGAAAATACAAAGAAAGTACTTACTTTAGTATACAAATAG
- a CDS encoding DUF4834 family protein, with product MTFIYFLISAVIFYYLFKIGVRLLMPFFMKKVAEKIMNGAQGQYANQGPNQQNYNDPFSQFKQQQRPDGKVRVEYTPPKENNSRKGTETAGEFIDFEEVK from the coding sequence ATGACATTTATATATTTCCTTATATCAGCAGTTATATTTTACTACCTATTTAAAATTGGTGTGCGTCTTCTGATGCCTTTCTTTATGAAGAAGGTGGCAGAGAAAATCATGAATGGCGCCCAAGGACAATATGCTAATCAAGGTCCAAATCAACAAAACTATAACGATCCTTTTTCACAGTTTAAGCAACAGCAACGTCCTGACGGAAAAGTTCGTGTGGAATATACTCCTCCGAAAGAAAACAATTCCAGAAAAGGTACGGAAACTGCAGGTGAGTTTATTGACTTTGAAGAGGTAAAATAA
- a CDS encoding DNA replication/repair protein RecF, giving the protein MWLKHLSVLNFKNYTESSLDFLPDTNAFTGQNGSGKTNLLDAIHYLSLCKSYFNPIDSQHIKKGEDWFMVQGQFDKETVLDAVSCSIKRNQKKQFKKNKKEYGRLADHIGQFPLVMISPNDSFIIMDGSEERRKFVDNVISQTDNQYLDILITYNRILLNRNIILKNIRETGVFDKGLLEVLNLQLVEAGEKIFSRRQKFMEEFLPEFRRYYQFLSDDVEQVDLVYESQLQDQDFLDLLNKHLEKDRALERTTVGIHKDDLQFSIHEGMPLKKFGSQGQQKSFLIALKLAQYAFLKNRKQYKPLLLLDDIFDKLDEQRTKKLMQLVSEDEFGQIFLTDTDSDRIRKIFQEIGKPIRIFDIQGGQINGEV; this is encoded by the coding sequence ATGTGGCTAAAACATCTATCCGTTTTAAATTTTAAGAACTACACTGAATCTTCATTAGATTTTCTGCCAGACACCAATGCCTTTACAGGGCAGAATGGTTCGGGGAAGACTAATCTATTGGATGCTATTCACTATCTATCACTTTGCAAATCCTATTTTAATCCCATTGACTCCCAGCATATCAAAAAAGGAGAGGATTGGTTTATGGTACAAGGGCAATTTGATAAGGAAACCGTATTGGATGCCGTTTCCTGTAGCATCAAAAGAAATCAGAAAAAGCAGTTCAAGAAGAACAAGAAAGAATATGGTCGTTTAGCCGATCATATTGGGCAGTTCCCTTTGGTCATGATCTCACCGAATGATAGCTTTATTATCATGGATGGGAGTGAGGAGCGAAGGAAGTTTGTCGATAATGTGATATCGCAAACCGACAATCAATACCTAGACATCCTGATTACCTACAACAGGATTCTATTGAACCGCAATATCATCCTGAAGAACATCCGTGAAACTGGCGTTTTTGACAAAGGACTACTTGAAGTTCTCAACCTACAGCTCGTGGAAGCCGGGGAAAAGATATTTTCACGCAGGCAGAAGTTTATGGAGGAGTTCCTTCCGGAATTCCGTCGCTACTATCAATTTCTTTCCGATGATGTCGAGCAGGTAGACCTAGTCTATGAATCTCAACTTCAAGACCAAGATTTCTTGGACCTTCTCAACAAGCATTTGGAAAAGGATAGGGCTTTGGAGCGCACGACTGTCGGGATTCACAAAGACGATCTACAGTTTAGCATCCATGAAGGAATGCCATTAAAGAAGTTTGGCTCCCAAGGGCAGCAAAAGTCTTTCTTGATCGCTCTGAAGTTGGCTCAATATGCTTTTCTGAAAAACAGGAAGCAATATAAGCCCCTCCTGTTGCTGGACGATATCTTTGATAAGCTAGATGAACAGCGGACCAAAAAACTGATGCAATTAGTGTCTGAAGACGAATTTGGACAGATCTTCCTGACTGATACGGACTCCGACAGAATAAGGAAAATATTTCAAGAAATAGGAAAGCCAATTCGTATCTTTGACATACAAGGAGGTCAGATCAATGGCGAAGTATAA
- a CDS encoding DUF721 domain-containing protein, with protein sequence MAKYNDDAFRRSDDVTIKQAVEKLLDVYRLRRKFDETSIVTAWPELIGSAIANRTQQIYIRDKKLFVRVESAVIKNELAMMRRQIIGRVNEYVGKVVIEEFVIL encoded by the coding sequence ATGGCGAAGTATAATGATGATGCATTTAGGAGAAGTGATGATGTAACCATCAAACAAGCAGTGGAGAAGTTATTGGATGTATACCGTCTCAGACGTAAATTCGATGAAACCTCAATTGTTACCGCCTGGCCTGAGCTTATTGGAAGTGCAATCGCCAACCGAACCCAACAGATTTATATTAGAGATAAGAAATTGTTTGTACGCGTAGAATCAGCGGTCATCAAGAATGAACTGGCCATGATGCGCAGACAGATTATCGGACGTGTCAATGAATACGTTGGAAAGGTGGTCATCGAAGAGTTCGTTATTCTTTAA
- a CDS encoding EamA family transporter, which yields MKYYLSALTGFIIWGTFALVLKPLSDYGALDILIHRVLFASVCILLACFIFRRKQTLASIQYLKTSNSTERKQLLVNVLASAVLLGMNWFLFIYVMNAVSVNATSLAYLICPILTTVLASIFLKERLNKGQWFAVGLSIVSCILLAYGHFLDLFYSFIIALSYAGYLVLQKNKFKLDKFFTLTIHILVSTILLLPILYVVDSSVPKNDEFYTYILIIAIGYTIIPLFLNIYALKGLDSSVVGILLYLNPIISFFLAVLYYKESINTAQIIAFGMIFIAVVIFNIAYIYERRRQTQLKMEGS from the coding sequence ATGAAATATTACCTGTCAGCATTGACAGGCTTTATCATCTGGGGAACATTCGCCTTGGTCTTGAAGCCTCTCAGTGACTATGGAGCCCTCGATATATTAATCCACCGTGTCCTATTTGCCTCAGTATGCATACTATTGGCCTGTTTTATCTTCCGAAGAAAACAGACCCTAGCCAGTATACAATACCTTAAAACCAGCAATTCCACAGAAAGAAAACAACTCCTTGTCAATGTACTGGCAAGTGCCGTCCTCTTGGGGATGAACTGGTTCCTGTTTATTTATGTGATGAATGCAGTCAGCGTCAATGCAACTTCCTTGGCCTATCTCATTTGCCCCATATTGACAACCGTATTGGCCAGTATTTTCCTCAAGGAACGACTCAACAAAGGACAATGGTTTGCTGTAGGCCTCAGCATCGTTAGTTGTATCCTATTGGCTTATGGGCATTTTCTTGACCTTTTCTATAGCTTCATCATCGCACTTTCCTATGCAGGCTATCTTGTCCTGCAAAAGAATAAATTCAAGCTTGATAAATTCTTTACCCTGACCATCCATATTTTGGTCAGCACTATTTTATTGCTGCCGATCCTTTATGTTGTGGACAGCTCCGTTCCCAAGAACGATGAGTTTTATACCTATATCCTCATCATTGCCATTGGATATACCATTATTCCACTGTTCTTGAATATCTATGCCCTGAAGGGGCTAGACTCCTCTGTAGTGGGCATATTGCTGTACCTTAACCCGATCATCAGTTTCTTTCTGGCAGTTCTATATTACAAGGAGTCTATCAATACGGCCCAAATCATAGCCTTTGGGATGATATTTATAGCTGTAGTCATTTTTAATATTGCCTATATTTATGAAAGAAGACGTCAGACTCAACTTAAAATGGAAGGCTCATGA
- a CDS encoding Crp/Fnr family transcriptional regulator, whose product MKFKQQLLQMFELSDEQAELIISRFVPEELSKNELFLETGKSCKKLSFIEEGICRVFKWTDSKEVTQWIGGDGYFITDLASFFFDNPSNWSIEALTPTKLWTLNKSDYLDIQQSIPNWNVIEKRFIAKCFMQIEHRVFDFIALSAEERYLKYFEQNKQLFNQVPLQYIASVLGMSPETLSRIRNKLSS is encoded by the coding sequence ATGAAATTTAAACAGCAGTTATTACAGATGTTCGAACTTTCTGATGAACAAGCCGAATTGATTATCTCCAGGTTTGTCCCCGAGGAGCTCAGTAAGAATGAATTGTTCCTGGAAACCGGAAAATCCTGTAAAAAGCTGAGTTTTATCGAAGAGGGTATCTGTAGGGTTTTTAAATGGACAGATAGCAAGGAAGTGACGCAATGGATCGGAGGTGATGGCTATTTTATCACGGATTTAGCTTCCTTCTTTTTCGACAACCCTTCCAACTGGTCGATTGAGGCATTGACACCTACCAAGCTATGGACCTTAAATAAGTCAGATTACCTCGATATACAGCAGTCCATACCCAATTGGAATGTGATCGAAAAAAGATTCATCGCGAAATGTTTTATGCAGATCGAGCATCGGGTATTCGATTTTATAGCTTTATCTGCCGAAGAACGCTATTTGAAGTACTTTGAACAGAATAAACAACTGTTCAATCAGGTACCCTTACAATACATTGCCTCTGTATTGGGCATGAGCCCAGAAACATTAAGCCGCATCCGGAATAAATTATCTTCTTGA
- a CDS encoding SRPBCC domain-containing protein, with amino-acid sequence MKEQIESQIIINAPAEAVWAILADFKAYPEWSPSIAEFYGTPQVGKRIQVLLTQPGGTSMKMNPIFLKIESNQELRWKGKLFINGLFDGEHYFILNRISNDQTQLIQGEKFSGILVPLFRKMIHGNTKKGFELFNAAIKERVESRL; translated from the coding sequence ATGAAAGAACAGATAGAATCACAGATTATCATAAATGCTCCTGCAGAAGCTGTATGGGCTATATTGGCCGATTTCAAAGCTTATCCGGAATGGAGTCCTAGCATCGCTGAATTTTATGGAACCCCTCAAGTTGGCAAACGGATCCAGGTCCTGCTGACCCAACCGGGTGGTACCAGCATGAAAATGAATCCTATCTTTTTAAAGATAGAAAGCAATCAGGAACTTCGTTGGAAAGGAAAGCTTTTTATCAATGGGTTATTTGATGGCGAGCATTATTTTATCCTGAATAGGATTTCAAACGATCAAACACAGCTTATCCAAGGGGAAAAGTTTTCAGGAATACTGGTGCCACTCTTCAGGAAAATGATTCATGGAAATACCAAGAAGGGCTTTGAACTCTTCAATGCCGCCATTAAAGAAAGGGTGGAGTCTAGGCTATAG
- a CDS encoding L-threonylcarbamoyladenylate synthase: MLLKIYNDNPNPKAIEEAVEILRKGGVIIYPTDTVYGIGCDITNQKAIERVCSIRGLKPDKANLSFICYDLTDISQYTKPFDTTVFRVLKKALPGPFTFIFNASSQVPKLLSSKKKTVGIRVPDNNIVRDIVKELGNPIVTTSIHDDDEIIEYSTDPELIYEKFEEKVDLVIDGGYGDNVPSTVVDVTSGDFEIIREGKGDLEQYL; the protein is encoded by the coding sequence ATGTTACTAAAAATCTACAATGACAATCCGAATCCAAAGGCTATCGAAGAGGCTGTGGAGATATTAAGAAAAGGAGGCGTGATTATCTATCCAACAGATACGGTATATGGTATTGGTTGCGACATTACAAACCAGAAGGCCATAGAGCGCGTTTGCTCGATCCGCGGACTGAAACCGGACAAGGCTAACCTTTCCTTTATCTGTTATGACCTGACGGATATTTCTCAATATACCAAACCTTTTGACACCACCGTTTTTAGGGTATTGAAAAAAGCATTGCCTGGTCCATTTACCTTTATCTTCAATGCGAGCTCCCAAGTCCCTAAACTGTTGAGCTCTAAAAAGAAAACTGTAGGTATCCGTGTTCCGGACAACAATATTGTCCGTGATATCGTCAAGGAATTGGGTAACCCAATCGTCACTACTTCCATCCATGACGATGATGAGATCATCGAATATTCTACCGACCCTGAATTGATCTATGAGAAATTCGAGGAAAAGGTAGATTTAGTAATCGACGGTGGGTATGGCGACAACGTTCCTTCGACAGTTGTTGATGTGACCTCAGGCGACTTTGAAATCATCCGTGAAGGAAAAGGAGATCTAGAACAATATCTATAG
- the asnS gene encoding asparagine--tRNA ligase, translated as MEHTRIKELLKSEDFGKEVIVKGWVRTFRNNQFIAINDGSSINNIQAVIDFENTSDAILKRITTGAAVRVKGNLVESLGKGQKVEIKATDVSIIGDSDPEKFPLQPKKHSLEFLREIAHLRFRTGTFNAIFKVRNALAFAVNKFFQERDFVYMHTPIITGSDAEGAGEMFRVTTLDLNNIPRTENGDVDFKEDFFGKSTNLTVSGQLEGELAALAFGNIYTFGPTFRAENSNTTRHLAEFWMIEPEMAFYELEDNMDLAEDLLKYVIRYALEQCPEEIEFLNNRLLEEEKSKPQNERSELNLIEKLNFVINNDFERVTYTEAIEILLRSKPNQKKQFKYLIESWGADLQSEHERFLVEKHFKKPVILTDYPREIKSFYMKQNPVDANGRQTVRAMDILFPGIGEMVGGSQREENLEKLITRMGEVGIPTEEMEWFLDTRRFGSVPHSGFGVGFERLVLFTTGMTNIRDVIPFPRTPNNAEF; from the coding sequence ATGGAACATACACGAATTAAAGAATTATTAAAATCAGAGGATTTCGGAAAAGAAGTTATTGTTAAAGGGTGGGTTCGTACCTTCCGTAACAATCAATTTATAGCTATCAATGACGGATCTTCAATCAATAATATTCAAGCGGTCATTGATTTTGAAAACACATCGGATGCAATCCTAAAAAGGATTACTACCGGTGCGGCTGTGCGTGTAAAAGGAAATTTGGTAGAATCATTGGGTAAAGGACAGAAAGTAGAGATCAAAGCAACCGATGTTTCTATCATTGGAGACTCGGATCCTGAAAAATTCCCTTTGCAACCGAAGAAACATAGCTTGGAATTCCTTCGTGAGATTGCACATTTGCGTTTCCGCACCGGAACTTTCAACGCCATCTTCAAAGTACGTAATGCCCTGGCATTTGCAGTAAACAAGTTCTTCCAAGAACGTGACTTCGTTTATATGCATACGCCAATCATTACCGGTTCAGATGCTGAAGGTGCTGGGGAAATGTTCCGTGTTACAACTTTGGACCTGAACAATATTCCACGTACAGAAAACGGTGATGTCGATTTTAAAGAAGATTTCTTCGGAAAATCTACTAACCTGACTGTTTCTGGACAGCTTGAAGGTGAGTTGGCGGCATTGGCTTTTGGAAATATCTATACCTTCGGCCCTACTTTTAGAGCTGAAAACTCCAATACGACACGTCACTTGGCTGAATTCTGGATGATCGAGCCGGAAATGGCTTTCTATGAATTGGAAGACAACATGGATCTTGCTGAAGATCTATTGAAATATGTTATCCGTTATGCTTTGGAGCAATGTCCGGAAGAGATTGAATTCTTGAACAACCGTTTATTGGAGGAGGAGAAATCTAAACCTCAGAACGAACGCTCTGAATTGAACCTGATCGAGAAACTAAACTTTGTCATCAACAATGATTTTGAGCGCGTGACTTACACGGAAGCCATCGAGATCTTGTTGAGAAGCAAGCCTAACCAGAAGAAACAATTCAAATACCTGATAGAAAGTTGGGGTGCCGATCTACAGTCGGAGCATGAGCGTTTCTTGGTTGAAAAGCATTTCAAAAAACCTGTCATCCTTACTGATTACCCAAGAGAGATCAAATCTTTCTACATGAAACAGAACCCAGTAGATGCTAACGGAAGACAAACCGTTCGCGCCATGGATATCTTGTTCCCAGGAATCGGTGAAATGGTTGGCGGTTCACAACGTGAAGAAAACTTGGAAAAACTGATCACCAGAATGGGTGAGGTTGGAATTCCTACAGAAGAGATGGAGTGGTTCTTGGATACCCGCCGTTTTGGCTCGGTTCCTCACTCTGGCTTTGGAGTTGGATTTGAAAGGTTGGTATTATTTACCACTGGGATGACCAATATCCGTGATGTCATTCCTTTCCCAAGAACACCAAATAACGCAGAGTTTTAA
- the hemB gene encoding porphobilinogen synthase, translating to MLHRPRRNRKSAVIRDMVQENHLFAANLIFPLFIVDGDNQKVEVSSMPGIYRYSIDNLLREVESCMNLGLKVFDLFPAVEESLKDKYATESYRKGTLYLKAIEAVKKNFPEACVVTDVAMDPYSSDGHDGIVENGEILNDETLEVLGKMALAHAESGADIIAPSDMMDGRIGYLRNILDENGFSNVSLMSYTAKYASAYYGPFRDALGSAPKKGDKKTYQMNPANSKEALIEAQLDTQEGADFLMVKPGLPYLDVIKLLSDNFDLPIAAYNVSGEYAMLKAAIANGWLSEQVILETLMSFKRAGATSILTYHAKEVIEKGWVK from the coding sequence ATGTTACACCGTCCTAGAAGAAACAGAAAATCAGCTGTAATCCGCGACATGGTTCAAGAGAACCATCTGTTTGCTGCCAACTTGATTTTCCCATTGTTTATTGTAGATGGAGACAACCAAAAAGTTGAAGTATCCTCCATGCCTGGTATCTACCGCTATTCAATCGATAATTTATTGCGTGAGGTAGAAAGCTGTATGAATTTAGGCTTGAAAGTCTTCGATCTATTCCCAGCTGTGGAAGAATCCCTAAAAGATAAATATGCTACAGAAAGCTACAGAAAAGGCACATTATACTTAAAAGCTATTGAAGCGGTTAAGAAAAACTTCCCTGAAGCTTGTGTAGTTACCGATGTGGCGATGGACCCTTATAGTTCTGATGGTCATGATGGGATTGTTGAAAATGGAGAGATCCTGAACGACGAAACTTTAGAAGTATTGGGTAAAATGGCGTTGGCACATGCAGAAAGTGGTGCTGATATCATTGCTCCATCGGATATGATGGACGGAAGAATTGGTTACCTACGTAATATTTTGGACGAGAACGGATTCAGCAATGTGTCATTGATGTCCTATACGGCAAAATATGCATCGGCATATTATGGTCCTTTCCGTGATGCCTTAGGTTCTGCCCCTAAAAAAGGCGATAAAAAAACCTATCAGATGAACCCTGCAAACAGCAAGGAGGCCTTGATCGAAGCTCAGTTGGATACCCAAGAGGGAGCTGACTTCTTGATGGTAAAGCCAGGATTGCCCTATTTGGACGTCATCAAGTTGTTGAGCGATAATTTTGACCTACCGATTGCAGCATACAATGTTTCCGGTGAATATGCCATGTTGAAAGCTGCCATCGCAAATGGTTGGTTGAGCGAGCAGGTTATCTTGGAAACCCTGATGAGTTTCAAGCGAGCAGGAGCGACATCGATCTTGACCTACCATGCAAAAGAAGTTATTGAAAAAGGCTGGGTAAAATAG